ACCACCTCACCCACCCTCCGGTGGGGCTCAGTAGGGTGAAAACTTCTGCCGGTCGGCTTTCTTGGTGCCATTGGCTGCCGAGATCTTGGTCGTGTAGGTGGTGGTTCCGCCGTTGGGACCCGCCATGGAGGACGGGGACACCGCCAGGAAGGACATCGGCTTCAGGCCGATGAAGTTGGAGAGGGAGATGGCATAGGgggtgcccagcagggctgggggcactggggcTACAGCGGGCAGTGCTGTGCCGGAGCCTGGGGCGAGGGGCTGGGAGAAGCCCATGCCAAGGTCCATGGAGCCAGGGCCTGGCGGCACCTGGGAGGTAGATTTGGCCGTCTCTAAGCTGGGGAAAGAAGTGAGAAGGATGCGGTGGTGAAGACCACGGTGACAGAGTGGGTCCCCCACCCTAACCTGTCCATCTTAGGGTGCAGAAACCATGTACCACATGACTTCTGGCACAGGTCTCCATGGCACACCCTGGGCATCCTGCACGGGGGGCCTCTGAAAAGTTGGGGCTCCAACCTCATGGGGTCTCAGGTCCTGCCCCAACCATTGCAAAACCTCAAAGCATCACTCAGCTCATTcttcctgagggtgctggggtgggggtgtccCTCAAAAGATGCATTGGGGTGCTGAGGAGGTACTACCTCCTGCTAACAGCCAGTGTGTGTCTCTCCCAGGTTGGCACCTACCAGGATGTGATGAGGTACTGAGCCAGGGTGATGCTGACAGGCGACCCTGTGATGGTGACGTGCCGCTCGCTGGTGCCCTCGGTCTGGTTGCCAATCTTGATGTGGGCACCCGACATCTGCCGGATCTCGCTGATCTTGCTGCCGTGCCGGCCAATGATGCAGCCAATGAGCTAGAGGGGTAGGAGGGAGCAATTGAAGGAGCCACGCAGAGCAGCGGGCAACCAAAGACTCAGCCTGGCCGCCCTCCGTGCCTGGGAGGATTGGTGAAACTGAGGCAGATGCCAGAAGTGCAAGGCACTGCTCTCCTTGGGCAGACCCTGCTTTTTGGTCCCACTCAAGTCTCCCCTGGCTGGTATCATTGGGCTGTCATGTCCCAGTACTATTTCTTGGTGCTGGCCAAGTCCTTTTCCCCTCTCATGGCTcagtttcccttttcttccactgcttcagcCCTAGCAGCACCTCCTGTTCCTAAGCTCTGGCAGACAAGGCAGATCCTCCCCTGTATGGGGAGGTTGGTGCTGGCCCCTGCAAAGTGGCTGTGGGATGGGACACATGGGTAGGGATAAGCTGTGGTCCCTCTTGCCATCCGTGGGACCCACACATACATCATTGGGCACCAGGAACTCCTGGGAGGTGCTCTGGGAGCTGGCATCCAGGCCTGGAGGGAGAGACAAAGATGTTAGCAATGGGTACGTAggcctccagcaggtctgtgcccCAACCCCAGACCAGTGCTGGGACACTCAGTGGCCCTGGGGACAAACCTGAAAGATTCctggagagagacagggaggaCAGGACATAGGCACCAGCCGTAATTTGGTGCTGTGCTCCCCGACTCCAGGTCTAGAGGTCTCTGGTAGGTGCAGGTACCCCATCAAATCAAGGACAGGGTTGTTCTGGGGGGCAGGTGGCCATGTCAGGGGAGCTGGGACTGAAGGTGATGCAGGGGACAGGGACCCCCCATCAGGGCCAGATGACTGGGTGGATCAGGAAGGACACACCACACTCCCAGCCCTGGGAGTGCACAGAAGATGCTTACCTGGCACCATGGAGGGTGCATGGCCCAGGGAGGCAAAGGGGAGTGTGTGCcctgacagctgctgcagcttcgTCATCTGGCCAAGCAGTGTGGGAAGAGGAAGGATGTATTAGGGATGATGGCAGAGGGTCCCCTGTCCTCTTCCAGGGCTAAATtctggcacccagcacctcccaggacAGGCATCTCTGGCAGTGCCTGTCCCAGCAGGCACAGACCCCAATGCCCATGGGAGAAGGTATGGGTTGCCATGGGGACAGACTCACCTCTGCAGGACAGACCCCACTGTACTGGCCTTGCATGGAGAAGCCCTGGGTGGTGAAAAAAAGGGGCATCGGTAGGTGGCCAAGTAGGAACCTCTGCCTCAGGCCACCCCCCTGGGGCAGTGAGGCCACCCTGAGCCCACTGCAGTCACCTCTTGCCAGCAAAGGCTGGACCCTCTGACCACCCCATGGTCCCAAGGGTGCTGCGGCCTCCTTACCTGGTTGGCAGAGAGCAGGatggtgcccagggagaggcCAGGGTGGTAGGGGATGGTGGCCCCCTTCGGAGGCgactggagagggagggaaggaggtggaggggaTGAGAGATGAGGTGAATGCCCTTGTACCCCCATGAATCCCCTCAGACCCCTTTACCCAACCATGCCCCCAACAAACTgggcacagctcccagcaccactgAGGCATGGTGCTCTTATGGGCTTCCGTGCAGGGGAACCTCAGTGCCTGAGTCCAGATGGGCACAGAAAGCCCAGGGGAAGGTAAGATGGCCGCACGTGTCCCTTGGGCTGGGCATGAGCAGGTACCTCCAGGATGACGGCGCAGATCTGTCTCACGCACTGAATGATGGTGTCTGGCACCCCTGAGACTGTGACAGCTCTTTCAGTGGAGTTGGGCAGAAGGTCACCGGCCACCTGCACctgtgcccctgtgctctgaGGGTGCAAAAGGGAGATATTAGGGTCCCTCAGCCACCTCACCCCAGGCCTCAGCAGCTCACACCTTCCTTGCTCCCCCCTGGGCCCCCAGAGACTTTCGCAGGACCCACATGGTGATGCTCCACTCCTGCACCTCTCATCACCTCTCATAGTTCCAGCAGAACCATGGCAGCCCCTCCGCCCAGGGCTCCATGCCCAGCCCGGGGGAATAGGGAAGCCCACACCCTCCACCTCACCTCCCGGATCTCCCGAATCTTAGCTCCCGCCTTGCCGATGAGCGAGCCGCACTGGCTGGCTGGGATGACGAGGCGCAGCGTCACtggggctctgcctgctgctggcccaTCGCTCCCTGCTCCCAGGTCCTGCAAGTTTGGTGGGGGAGATGTGGCACTGGACCTCCACTCACGGGACCCCTGTCCAGGATGTAGGAGTGCTGCCTACCTCCTCCAGCTTGAAGGCAATCATGGAGACAGCACGGAAGACAGCATCGGTGGAgccagtgatggtggtgatgcgCTCCGGGCAGCACCCCTCTGAGATGGTGATGCGTGCACTGCTCTGGGGGCAGTGTCACATCCCGTAAGGACATTGCAGACCCTGTGCTCTATGCTCTCTCCACAAGGGAAGGGCTCACTGAGGGTAGTCTCAATGCCTGCAGACCTGGAGTTTTCCCCTCCCACCTTCCccaggcagctttccctggGGTGCAAGGCACATGGGAGCCACCAAGTGCCATCAGGATGGACAGCAGGACCTGGTAGCCCCCCAGCACAACCTTACCTGCTCTCGTATCCTCTTAACAGTCTCTCCTTTCTGCAGGGAGGAATAAGGCAGGTGGTCAGGTCCAGGGAcgccccaggctggcagtgccctggaCCCCCAAGTCTTACCTTGCCAATGATGCTGCCAATCTCCTGCAAAGTTAGAAATGAGGGTGGCCCCATTACCAGATAGCTCCCTGCCTGCTACATCCCTCCTCTTCCTACATCCCGATGGATGCTCAATGAGCAAGCCCGGCCTCATGGACACTAGGTGGCTTTGTGGTGGCACTGGGGCATAGGAACAGGGCCCTCCCTAGCTTAGgatggtgaagaaattcttaTGGGAATGCTATTCCCAGAGATATtgggagcagtggaggaaaaCAGGGAATGGTGAGGATCTGGTACTCCAGCATGGCCCCCACCCCAGGCATTGCTGACCCCCggagcagtgctgagccccTGCCACTGTTACCTTGCCATGCATGAGCATGCGAAGAGTCAGGGTgatgctgagctctgcctcCTCAGGGCTCCcgcccacactgctggctccatcTGGTGatgccatggcaggagggtaAGCTGAGCCTGTGGCACACAGCAGTCTCCAGAAAGCAGGAAGCCTCCAACTAACTTTGCCCCCCACTCCTACACCTGCAGCCTGAAAAACACCTATGGCTGGGAAGTGGGGAAACCAGAACAGGGACAGCACTGTGCCCTCCTCCAGTGGGGCAAGCTTGTATGGACTGGTGGTATGCCACCGGCATCCTGCAGCCATTTAGGAAGCTTCCCAGTGGGATCCACTGCCACTTGTCTGCCtgagcctgcaggcagctgccttcaACTGGCCCTTGGCTTGAGGCTGGCAGCTCACCTTCACAGAGCCAGGAGACGGATGGATatggaaggagggggaaaagtgtGAGGATGGTGGCTGTAAGATAGGGTTCAATTTGTAGGTGCTTGGTGGGGTTGTGATATGAAGAGCggggcagggcagaggtggactggatggccttaaAGGCTGTGTgagctttcctcctcctcctcccctgcacAAAGCCTCAGGAAAAAATGAAGCAACCCTCCCGATGGGGA
This genomic stretch from Indicator indicator isolate 239-I01 chromosome 15, UM_Iind_1.1, whole genome shotgun sequence harbors:
- the PCBP4 gene encoding poly(rC)-binding protein 4 yields the protein MASPDGASSVGGSPEEAELSITLTLRMLMHGKEIGSIIGKKGETVKRIREQSSARITISEGCCPERITTITGSTDAVFRAVSMIAFKLEEDLGAGSDGPAAGRAPVTLRLVIPASQCGSLIGKAGAKIREIRESTGAQVQVAGDLLPNSTERAVTVSGVPDTIIQCVRQICAVILESPPKGATIPYHPGLSLGTILLSANQGFSMQGQYSGVCPAEMTKLQQLSGHTLPFASLGHAPSMVPGLDASSQSTSQEFLVPNDLIGCIIGRHGSKISEIRQMSGAHIKIGNQTEGTSERHVTITGSPVSITLAQYLITSCLETAKSTSQVPPGPGSMDLGMGFSQPLAPGSGTALPAVAPVPPALLGTPYAISLSNFIGLKPMSFLAVSPSSMAGPNGGTTTYTTKISAANGTKKADRQKFSPY